Part of the Meiothermus sp. QL-1 genome is shown below.
GGCCTTCCCGGGAAGGAAGGCGGCTCACAGCCCGAGCACCCGGTGGGGGGTGGCGATCAGGTCCACCCTGCGTTCAGCAGGGCAGGGGAGTTTTTCGAAGAGCATCAGGGTGTGGGCCAGGGTGGCCCAGGGGGCCGGCACCTCCAGGTTCTTGGGGGGAAAGCCGTAGCCCTTGCCCAGCCATCCCCGCTCCTCGTCCACGGCCACGCTGCCCACCAGCACCAGATCGATGGGCACCTGGGCCAGCTCAACGGGCTGCCCCAGCCGGGCTGCCTCCCGCACCCGCCTGAGCTGGGAGGGCGACAGCCCTGCTAGGCTCAGGTACTGGCCTGCCCGGTCGGGGTGTGGCAGGATGACCATCTTGCCGGCCTGCATAGCGGCCTCGCGCAGGGGCTTGAGCACCTGGTCGGGTCCGGCCAGCACCACCCGGGCC
Proteins encoded:
- a CDS encoding 5-formyltetrahydrofolate cyclo-ligase, producing MNQGEVREMVWNALARHQAALYPTPPHGHHPNFVGARRAAERLMALPLWQEARVVLAGPDQVLKPLREAAMQAGKMVILPHPDRAGQYLSLAGLSPSQLRRVREAARLGQPVELAQVPIDLVLVGSVAVDEERGWLGKGYGFPPKNLEVPAPWATLAHTLMLFEKLPCPAERRVDLIATPHRVLGL